From a region of the Sphingopyxis sp. YR583 genome:
- a CDS encoding ShlB/FhaC/HecB family hemolysin secretion/activation protein, with product MRPLRNACIAAVAGALLLPVAALAAQPAATPLDGRPPLAPDRSRDPLPDPEAKPLSLGKVELGARPDITIREIRFVGAGVPANVGRAAQRFVGKPASADNLAKLAAAMTRAYNRSSVALFTLVIPEQDLSGGVVTVASAEGYIGSVTLSGERESGPAPLVGKMAGGLVGQRPLPRARFERALGNIADIPGVTVTPSLALGGAQGAVALDLAVDAKKSTIGLGFTTRTSQFVNDGIVEANARGSSLIRSGDETRLTGAAAVNLKSLLYLAASHSTPIGASGTRAELSAAALRTRPKGLAIDGEAWSAGFGVTHPLIRASRRNLLASARIDYLDSKNALFGSTIAAEKTWTASGSLAFRLSEERTVVGARVGGAKGLDIAGARVDPSVGETGFAYADASLEANQVIGKAFVARAAATGRWTRDRLPAAQRFSVGGATFGRAFEDGLVNGDRGYAAFGELALRPLRRGKLAKSEIYGFVDYADVTLLARTAVPRTGFELGSWGGGVRLAYAENATIGLELADPWKQPVPGYDQDLRVALSWKLSLRP from the coding sequence ATGCGCCCATTGCGCAACGCCTGCATCGCGGCGGTGGCGGGAGCCCTGCTCCTCCCCGTCGCGGCGCTCGCGGCCCAACCCGCGGCGACGCCGCTCGACGGCCGCCCGCCCCTCGCCCCCGATCGCAGCCGCGACCCGCTTCCCGATCCCGAGGCAAAGCCTCTTTCGCTCGGCAAGGTCGAACTCGGCGCGCGACCCGATATCACCATCCGCGAAATCCGCTTCGTCGGCGCCGGCGTGCCCGCCAATGTCGGCCGCGCGGCGCAGCGCTTTGTCGGCAAGCCCGCATCGGCCGACAATCTGGCGAAACTCGCCGCGGCGATGACGCGCGCATATAACCGCTCCAGCGTCGCGCTTTTCACGCTCGTCATTCCCGAACAGGATCTGTCGGGCGGCGTCGTCACCGTCGCATCGGCCGAAGGCTATATCGGATCGGTGACGCTGAGCGGCGAGCGTGAGAGCGGCCCCGCCCCCCTCGTCGGGAAAATGGCCGGTGGGCTCGTGGGGCAGCGCCCGCTCCCGCGCGCCCGCTTCGAACGCGCGCTCGGCAACATCGCCGACATTCCCGGCGTCACCGTCACCCCTTCCCTGGCGCTCGGCGGCGCGCAGGGTGCTGTCGCGCTCGACCTCGCGGTTGACGCGAAGAAATCGACGATCGGGCTCGGCTTCACGACGCGCACCAGCCAATTCGTCAACGACGGCATCGTCGAGGCGAATGCCCGCGGTTCCAGCCTCATCCGCAGCGGCGACGAAACGCGGCTCACCGGCGCTGCGGCGGTAAACCTCAAATCCCTGCTCTATCTTGCCGCCAGCCATTCGACCCCGATCGGTGCCAGCGGCACACGCGCCGAACTGTCGGCCGCGGCGCTCCGCACCCGCCCCAAAGGGCTCGCGATCGATGGCGAGGCGTGGAGCGCGGGCTTCGGCGTCACCCATCCGCTGATCCGCGCGTCCCGGCGCAACCTGCTGGCCTCGGCGCGCATCGACTATCTCGATTCGAAAAACGCGCTCTTCGGTTCGACGATCGCGGCCGAAAAGACATGGACCGCAAGCGGGAGTCTCGCCTTCCGGCTCAGCGAGGAGCGCACCGTTGTCGGCGCGCGCGTCGGCGGCGCAAAAGGCCTCGACATCGCGGGTGCGCGCGTCGATCCCAGCGTCGGGGAGACCGGTTTTGCCTATGCCGACGCCAGCCTCGAGGCGAATCAGGTGATCGGCAAGGCGTTTGTCGCACGCGCCGCCGCAACGGGGCGCTGGACGCGCGACCGCCTGCCCGCCGCGCAGCGGTTCAGTGTCGGGGGCGCCACCTTCGGCCGCGCGTTCGAGGACGGGCTGGTCAACGGCGACCGGGGCTATGCGGCGTTCGGCGAACTGGCGTTGCGCCCGCTACGCCGCGGCAAGCTGGCGAAGAGCGAGATATACGGCTTCGTCGACTATGCCGACGTCACTTTGCTCGCGCGCACGGCAGTCCCGCGCACCGGTTTCGAACTCGGCAGTTGGGGCGGCGGCGTGCGTCTGGCCTATGCCGAAAACGCGACGATCGGCCTCGAACTCGCCGATCCGTGGAAACAGCCGGTTCCCGGATATGATCAGGATCTGCGCGTCGCGCTCAGCTGGAAATTGTCGCTTCGCCCATGA
- a CDS encoding TonB-dependent receptor: MTIQFRNRLRAGAASIAALAILAATPAFAEEAAVDAAAEGGDVEEIVVLGQGQARQVQELGAADIALEVSGISPLKAIDKLPGVNFQAADPFGAYEWSARISIRGFSQNQLGFTLDGVPLGDMNYGNHNGLHISRAIISENVGRVEVAQGAGSLAAASTSNLGGTIEFFSRAPAEELGIEASATYGSDDTKRLFARIDSGEIAPGGPRLSLSYAWQDADKWKGNGVQRQDQVNFRIVQPVGDGQFFGFVNYSNRRENDYQDLSADMIGRLGYQWDNFAKDWDLALQVAKVYQNQVARAAYDAAVASGSLPLGTPFTAPYAGVGQAFPAPVGTVDDAYYDAAGLRKDWLAGVGVEAPLGEYWTLKAMGYYHGNKGRGLWFTPYVTTPGGAPMTIRTTEYDIERYGIVTSSLFEVGDNKFEIGMWYEDNAFNQARRFYGLGNTTGAPDRSSLKFPKDPLATQWEFDFNTQTLQYHVQDTLDLGSFQINAGWKGLRVTNRATPVVSGGLASGKTEAKDWFLPQAGLLYRLNGDNELFASYTENIRAYESSATGGPFATTQAGFDALDLKPETSTTYELGFRTKSPRFQGVIAGYYVDFKDRIIAFANGSGIQGNPAILSNVGDVRSWGVEAAGTFRVTPELSLFASYAYNDSEYQDDVVNAAGAVVAATAGKTVVNSPRHLGKGEITWDNGSFFARVGANYTSKRYYSYENDAEVGGFVIVDASIGYRLNDRISIQANATNLFDKEYVSTIGTNGFANRGDSQTLLTGAPQQFFVTLKAGF, translated from the coding sequence ATGACCATTCAGTTCAGGAACCGCCTGCGGGCCGGGGCCGCTTCGATCGCTGCGCTTGCCATACTGGCCGCGACGCCGGCCTTCGCCGAAGAGGCCGCGGTCGACGCCGCCGCCGAAGGCGGCGATGTCGAAGAGATTGTCGTGCTCGGTCAGGGGCAGGCGCGGCAGGTGCAGGAACTCGGCGCTGCCGACATCGCGCTCGAAGTTTCGGGGATCAGCCCGCTCAAGGCCATCGACAAGCTGCCGGGGGTCAATTTCCAGGCGGCCGACCCGTTCGGCGCCTATGAATGGTCGGCGCGCATCTCGATCCGCGGGTTCAGCCAGAACCAGCTCGGCTTCACGCTCGATGGCGTTCCGCTCGGCGACATGAATTATGGCAACCACAATGGCCTGCACATCAGCCGCGCGATCATCAGCGAAAATGTCGGCCGCGTCGAAGTCGCGCAGGGCGCGGGTTCGCTGGCAGCGGCATCGACGAGCAACCTTGGCGGCACGATCGAATTCTTCTCGCGCGCACCGGCCGAGGAACTCGGCATCGAGGCGTCGGCCACCTATGGCAGCGACGACACCAAGCGCCTGTTCGCGCGGATCGACAGCGGCGAAATCGCCCCCGGCGGACCGCGCCTGTCGCTGAGCTATGCCTGGCAGGACGCCGACAAATGGAAAGGCAATGGCGTCCAGCGCCAGGATCAGGTCAATTTCCGCATCGTCCAGCCGGTCGGCGACGGCCAGTTCTTCGGCTTCGTCAACTATTCGAACCGCCGCGAGAATGACTATCAGGATCTCTCCGCCGACATGATCGGCCGCCTCGGCTATCAGTGGGATAATTTCGCGAAGGACTGGGACCTCGCGCTCCAGGTCGCCAAAGTCTATCAGAATCAGGTCGCCCGCGCCGCCTATGACGCGGCGGTCGCGAGCGGCAGCCTGCCGCTCGGCACGCCGTTCACCGCGCCCTATGCCGGCGTAGGTCAGGCGTTCCCGGCGCCGGTCGGGACGGTCGACGACGCCTATTATGACGCTGCCGGCCTGCGCAAGGACTGGCTGGCCGGTGTCGGCGTCGAGGCACCGCTCGGCGAATATTGGACGCTGAAGGCGATGGGCTATTACCACGGCAACAAGGGCCGCGGCCTGTGGTTCACGCCCTATGTGACCACGCCGGGCGGCGCGCCGATGACGATCCGCACCACCGAATATGACATCGAACGCTATGGCATCGTCACCTCCAGTCTGTTCGAGGTCGGCGACAACAAGTTCGAAATCGGCATGTGGTACGAGGATAATGCCTTCAATCAGGCGCGGCGTTTCTATGGCCTCGGGAATACGACCGGAGCTCCGGACCGCAGCAGCCTGAAATTCCCGAAGGATCCGCTGGCGACGCAGTGGGAGTTCGATTTCAACACCCAGACGCTGCAATATCATGTTCAGGACACGCTCGACCTCGGCAGCTTCCAGATCAATGCGGGCTGGAAGGGGCTGCGCGTCACCAACCGTGCGACTCCCGTCGTCAGCGGCGGGCTGGCGTCGGGGAAGACCGAGGCGAAGGACTGGTTCCTGCCGCAGGCGGGTCTGCTCTATCGCCTGAACGGCGATAATGAATTGTTCGCGAGCTATACCGAGAATATCCGCGCCTATGAATCGTCGGCGACGGGCGGTCCCTTCGCCACGACGCAGGCAGGCTTCGACGCGCTCGACCTCAAGCCCGAGACCTCGACGACCTATGAACTCGGTTTCCGTACCAAGTCGCCGCGCTTCCAGGGTGTGATCGCCGGCTATTATGTCGACTTCAAGGATCGCATCATCGCCTTCGCCAATGGTTCGGGCATTCAGGGCAATCCGGCGATTCTCAGCAATGTCGGCGATGTCCGCTCGTGGGGCGTCGAGGCGGCAGGGACGTTCCGCGTCACTCCCGAACTCTCGCTCTTCGCTTCCTATGCGTACAACGACTCCGAATATCAGGACGACGTCGTCAACGCCGCGGGCGCGGTGGTTGCGGCGACCGCGGGCAAGACGGTGGTCAACTCGCCGCGCCATCTCGGCAAGGGTGAGATCACTTGGGACAACGGCAGTTTCTTCGCGCGCGTCGGTGCCAACTACACGTCGAAACGCTATTATTCCTATGAGAATGACGCCGAGGTCGGCGGGTTCGTGATCGTCGACGCCAGCATCGGATACCGGCTGAACGACCGCATCTCGATCCAGGCCAATGCGACGAACCTGTTCGACAAGGAATATGTCTCGACGATCGGCACCAACGGCTTTGCCAACCGCGGCGACAGCCAGACGTTGCTGACCGGCGCGCCGCAGCAGTTCTTCGTGACGCTGAAGGCCGGGTTCTAG
- a CDS encoding DUF3297 family protein yields the protein MTDTPPDRMSTNPRSPHFDMEVLQRGIGIRFKGKERTDVEEYSISEGWIRVAAGKSKDRFGQPMTIKLSGEVEAWFEDAAAGEGDEEA from the coding sequence ATGACCGATACGCCCCCCGACCGCATGTCGACCAATCCGCGCTCGCCCCATTTCGACATGGAGGTGCTGCAGCGCGGCATCGGAATCCGCTTCAAGGGCAAGGAGCGTACCGACGTCGAGGAATATTCGATCTCCGAAGGCTGGATCCGCGTCGCTGCGGGCAAGTCGAAGGACCGCTTTGGCCAGCCGATGACGATCAAGCTGTCGGGTGAGGTCGAAGCCTGGTTCGAAGATGCTGCCGCGGGCGAAGGCGACGAAGAAGCCTGA
- a CDS encoding CHAP domain-containing protein — MLYRRYLAAAIASVMTVTGLLASVPAAARDYLQCVPFARAESGVEIRGNAKTWWSQAAGTYQRGEEPRKGAVMAFAGTSGMPMGHVAVVKKIVSDREILIDHANWSPINGRRGQIERNVRVVDVSGAGDWSMVRVWYAPIGDLGLRANPVQGFIYADGAPNEAPSFKAPVWAQNDWKPGNGLETVAASLGQ; from the coding sequence ATGCTCTATCGTCGTTACCTGGCAGCCGCCATCGCGTCTGTGATGACCGTCACCGGCCTGCTCGCAAGCGTTCCGGCTGCTGCCCGCGACTATCTGCAGTGCGTTCCATTTGCCCGCGCCGAATCGGGCGTCGAAATCCGCGGCAATGCCAAGACCTGGTGGTCGCAGGCCGCCGGCACCTATCAGCGCGGCGAAGAGCCCCGCAAAGGCGCCGTGATGGCCTTTGCAGGCACCAGCGGCATGCCGATGGGCCATGTCGCCGTCGTCAAGAAGATCGTCAGCGACCGCGAAATCCTGATCGACCATGCCAATTGGTCACCGATCAACGGACGCCGCGGCCAGATCGAACGCAACGTCCGCGTCGTCGACGTCAGCGGCGCCGGCGACTGGAGCATGGTCCGCGTCTGGTATGCCCCGATCGGCGACCTTGGCCTGCGCGCCAACCCGGTGCAGGGCTTCATCTACGCCGACGGCGCACCGAACGAAGCGCCGAGCTTCAAGGCACCCGTCTGGGCCCAGAACGACTGGAAACCCGGCAACGGCCTCGAAACCGTCGCCGCCTCGCTCGGTCAGTAA
- a CDS encoding putative bifunctional diguanylate cyclase/phosphodiesterase — protein MKSLLTDPIAAEVIPARTLLGLGPRDQDIGNLRQLQLAPLRGRGSLRLLMGMGMALVAAFTMILSVPLPVAAGWLGGALVFGLWSYSRFRNLPLGDPKLSGVAEYRLCTRHALYSAVLWGSPFWLQGMTPTLDHVLSMWTIAVLMMVTLSIVAHSVPLACVLFIAPVTLSAAAALVRAGAPQLAAVALVAGLLLCAFCVRFAQSHIRFRRAEETLHEKTETVSLLLREFEETSADWLWQTDNSRRLVHVSPRLAYALGGTAETLEGVPLLQALSGDAWETGLFPKSLHDMAERMKRRESFSNLIVPVTIGGLPRWWELSASPRLDEAGKFLGFRGVGSDVTEKRATAEQIAKMARFDNLTGLPNRLSLNEDLARALAHAVDAKSRCALLMIDLDRFKAVNDTLGHPVGDKLLAQVAARLKGLMERGMTCGRLGGDEFAVVLHNLASADSAEDLARRIITTISRPYVVDNHQLFVGASVGFAIGPTDGATVETLTRNADLALYKSKDKGGNVVAAYVASLHAQAEERRVMEQELRGALERGEFELYYQPVVTAADGTLNGFEALIRWNNQKLGNVSPGRFIPLAEDARLISPIGEWVLRTACREAMKWPSNLKVAINVSADQLTDPSFASVVVSALAQSGLSPQRLEIEVTESVFLRDGGGAAQLLDQLIGLGIRLSLDDFGTGYSSLGYLRKTQFSTIKVDRSFVVGAAKGSIESIAIIRAVVALADSLGMSTTAEGAETELEVETLRAFGCSNIQGYYYGRPMPASDVLTLFRAPESADSAAA, from the coding sequence GTGAAAAGCCTGCTGACCGATCCAATTGCTGCCGAAGTCATTCCTGCGCGGACCCTGTTGGGGCTGGGGCCGCGCGACCAGGACATCGGCAACCTTCGCCAGCTCCAGCTCGCGCCGCTCCGCGGCCGCGGGTCGCTGCGCCTGTTAATGGGCATGGGCATGGCGCTTGTGGCCGCTTTCACCATGATCCTCAGCGTGCCTTTGCCCGTCGCGGCCGGGTGGCTGGGCGGCGCGCTGGTTTTCGGCCTGTGGTCGTACAGCAGGTTTCGGAACCTTCCGCTTGGCGACCCAAAGCTTTCGGGCGTGGCCGAATACCGGCTGTGTACGCGCCACGCGCTCTATTCGGCGGTCCTCTGGGGATCGCCCTTCTGGTTGCAAGGCATGACGCCGACGCTCGACCATGTCCTGTCGATGTGGACGATAGCCGTGCTGATGATGGTGACGCTCTCGATCGTCGCGCACAGCGTGCCGCTGGCTTGCGTGCTGTTCATCGCGCCCGTCACCCTTTCGGCAGCCGCCGCACTGGTGCGCGCAGGGGCGCCGCAATTGGCGGCCGTCGCACTCGTCGCGGGGCTGTTGCTCTGCGCCTTCTGCGTGCGTTTTGCACAAAGCCATATCCGCTTCCGCCGCGCCGAAGAGACGCTGCACGAAAAGACCGAAACGGTCAGCTTGCTGCTGCGCGAATTCGAGGAAACCTCGGCCGACTGGTTGTGGCAGACCGATAACAGCCGCCGCCTCGTCCACGTCTCGCCGCGCCTCGCCTATGCGCTCGGCGGCACCGCCGAGACGCTCGAGGGCGTCCCGCTCCTGCAGGCGCTGTCGGGCGATGCTTGGGAAACCGGCCTGTTTCCGAAAAGCCTGCACGACATGGCCGAACGGATGAAGCGGCGCGAAAGTTTTTCGAACCTGATCGTCCCCGTAACGATCGGCGGCCTGCCGCGCTGGTGGGAATTGTCCGCCTCGCCGCGCCTCGACGAAGCGGGCAAATTCCTCGGCTTTCGCGGCGTCGGATCCGACGTTACCGAAAAACGCGCAACCGCCGAACAGATCGCCAAGATGGCGCGCTTCGACAATCTGACCGGCCTGCCCAATCGCCTCAGCCTGAACGAAGATCTGGCGCGCGCGCTGGCCCACGCCGTCGATGCCAAATCCCGCTGCGCCCTGCTGATGATCGACCTCGACCGGTTCAAGGCGGTCAACGATACGCTGGGTCACCCGGTCGGCGACAAATTGCTCGCGCAGGTGGCGGCCCGGCTCAAGGGGTTGATGGAACGCGGGATGACGTGCGGGCGTCTCGGCGGCGACGAGTTCGCTGTCGTGCTCCACAATCTCGCCTCCGCCGACAGCGCCGAAGATCTTGCACGGCGGATCATCACGACGATCAGCCGCCCCTATGTGGTCGATAATCACCAGCTGTTCGTCGGCGCCAGCGTCGGCTTCGCGATCGGGCCGACCGACGGCGCAACAGTCGAGACGCTGACCCGCAACGCCGACCTTGCGCTCTATAAGTCCAAGGACAAGGGCGGCAATGTCGTCGCCGCCTATGTCGCTTCCTTGCACGCACAAGCCGAGGAACGGCGCGTGATGGAGCAGGAATTGCGCGGCGCGCTCGAACGCGGCGAATTCGAACTCTATTACCAGCCTGTGGTGACCGCAGCCGACGGCACGCTGAACGGTTTCGAGGCGCTGATCCGCTGGAACAACCAGAAGCTCGGCAATGTCTCGCCCGGCCGCTTCATCCCGCTCGCCGAAGATGCACGCCTGATCTCGCCGATCGGCGAATGGGTGCTGCGCACCGCGTGCCGCGAAGCGATGAAATGGCCATCGAACCTGAAGGTCGCGATCAACGTTTCGGCCGACCAGCTCACCGATCCCAGCTTCGCCTCGGTGGTCGTCTCGGCGCTCGCGCAGAGCGGGCTATCGCCGCAACGGCTCGAGATCGAGGTCACCGAAAGCGTGTTCCTGCGCGACGGCGGCGGTGCGGCGCAGCTTCTCGACCAGCTGATCGGACTCGGCATCCGACTGTCGCTCGACGATTTCGGTACCGGCTATTCGTCGCTCGGTTATCTGCGCAAGACGCAATTCTCGACGATCAAGGTCGACCGCAGCTTCGTCGTCGGCGCCGCGAAAGGCAGCATCGAATCGATCGCGATCATCCGCGCCGTCGTCGCGCTCGCCGACAGTCTCGGCATGTCGACGACCGCCGAGGGGGCCGAGACCGAGCTGGAGGTCGAAACGCTCCGCGCCTTTGGCTGCAGCAACATCCAGGGCTATTATTATGGCCGCCCGATGCCGGCGAGCGACGTGCTGACCCTGTTCCGGGCGCCCGAATCCGCGGACAGCGCGGCTGCCTGA
- a CDS encoding fatty acyl-AMP ligase, which produces MTDMIATQADELTSTPTLCAQPRRFSDFATVGEALDYAAAGTRGLNFHDPRGKLVRPYPYSELKADALLAAYRLIAAGVKPGDRIALIAETGAEFAALFFGTIYAGAWPVPLPLPTSFGGRDSYVGQLVVQLSSCDPTMLFFPPEIAAMAAEAAEKEGVQPVDWSEFEKKPAPVTTLPEQKSDETCYLQYSSGSTRFPHGVAVTHAALLNNLAAHSHGMEVRDSDRCISWLPWYHDMGLVGCLLSPVANQVSVDYLKTEDFARRPLAWLDLISRNEGTTLSYSPTFGYDICARRVSSQTHVADRFDLSRWRVAGNGADMIRPDVMQSFVDAFADAGFKASAFLPSYGLAEATLAVSIMPPGEGIVVELVEETELSGAANDSGRPTRYRAIVNCGRAARDMVIEVRDEAGNALPDQTVGKVWCTGPSLMTGYFRDPESTAACMKDGWLDTGDMGYLSDGYIYIVGRAKDMIIINGKNHWPQDIEWAVEQLPGFKSGDIAAFAITAPGGEETPAVLVQCRTSDEAERLALRETIRDRVRAITGMNCLIELIPPRTLPRTSSGKLSRSKARAQYLAGEIQPFAIAA; this is translated from the coding sequence ATGACCGATATGATCGCAACACAGGCGGACGAACTGACGTCGACGCCGACGCTCTGCGCCCAGCCGCGCCGCTTTTCGGACTTCGCCACCGTCGGCGAAGCACTCGACTATGCCGCTGCCGGCACGCGTGGCCTCAATTTCCACGATCCGCGCGGCAAGCTCGTGCGACCCTATCCGTACAGCGAGCTCAAGGCCGACGCGCTGCTGGCTGCCTATCGCCTGATCGCGGCGGGGGTGAAGCCCGGCGACCGCATCGCGCTGATCGCCGAGACGGGCGCCGAATTCGCCGCGCTGTTTTTCGGTACGATCTACGCCGGTGCCTGGCCGGTGCCATTGCCGCTGCCCACAAGCTTCGGCGGCCGCGATTCCTACGTCGGCCAGCTCGTCGTCCAGCTTTCGAGTTGCGACCCGACGATGCTCTTCTTTCCGCCCGAAATCGCCGCGATGGCGGCCGAAGCGGCTGAAAAGGAAGGCGTCCAGCCCGTCGACTGGAGCGAATTCGAAAAGAAGCCTGCACCCGTCACCACGCTCCCCGAGCAGAAGAGCGACGAAACCTGCTATCTTCAGTACAGCAGCGGCTCGACGCGCTTTCCGCACGGCGTCGCAGTCACCCACGCAGCGCTGCTGAACAATCTCGCCGCGCACAGCCACGGCATGGAAGTGCGTGACAGCGACCGCTGCATTTCGTGGCTTCCCTGGTATCACGATATGGGCCTCGTCGGCTGCCTGCTCTCGCCCGTCGCCAACCAGGTGTCGGTCGATTATCTCAAGACCGAGGATTTCGCGCGTCGTCCGCTCGCGTGGCTCGACCTGATCAGCCGCAATGAGGGCACGACGCTCAGCTATTCGCCGACATTCGGCTACGACATCTGCGCGCGCCGCGTGTCGAGCCAGACGCATGTCGCCGACCGCTTCGACCTGTCGCGCTGGCGCGTCGCGGGGAACGGCGCCGACATGATCCGCCCTGACGTGATGCAAAGCTTCGTCGACGCTTTCGCCGACGCCGGGTTCAAGGCGAGCGCCTTCCTGCCGAGCTATGGCCTTGCCGAAGCGACGCTGGCGGTCAGCATCATGCCCCCAGGTGAAGGCATCGTCGTCGAACTGGTCGAGGAAACCGAACTGTCGGGCGCCGCCAATGATTCGGGCCGCCCGACGCGTTACCGCGCGATCGTTAACTGCGGCCGCGCCGCGCGCGACATGGTGATCGAAGTCCGCGACGAGGCGGGCAACGCCCTGCCCGACCAGACCGTCGGCAAGGTGTGGTGCACCGGCCCGTCGCTGATGACCGGCTATTTCCGCGACCCCGAATCGACCGCCGCCTGCATGAAGGACGGCTGGCTCGACACCGGGGACATGGGTTATTTGTCAGACGGTTACATCTATATCGTCGGCCGCGCCAAGGACATGATCATCATCAACGGCAAGAACCATTGGCCGCAGGATATCGAGTGGGCGGTTGAGCAGCTTCCGGGCTTCAAATCGGGCGACATCGCGGCCTTCGCGATCACTGCGCCCGGCGGCGAGGAAACCCCCGCAGTGCTCGTCCAGTGCCGCACCAGCGACGAGGCCGAGCGCCTTGCGCTGCGTGAGACGATTCGCGACCGCGTCCGCGCAATCACCGGCATGAATTGCCTCATCGAACTGATCCCGCCGCGCACGCTGCCGCGCACCAGTTCGGGCAAGCTCAGCCGGTCGAAGGCGCGCGCGCAATATCTGGCTGGCGAAATCCAGCCTTTCGCGATCGCTGCCTGA
- a CDS encoding RecX family transcriptional regulator, which translates to MPKHRAPPDRSKRPLGAAKLDELALAYVARFATSRAKLTRYLARKVRESEWVDEIDAMTACEAIADRMERLRYLDDRQYAAMRAGAMTRRGLGVRRVKAQLFVDGIAEEDSGEAIETAEGAVVAAAVGFARRRRFGPFAVRAIDDPKLRERQIAAFLRAGHSMTIARRILAVPPGDDAALAALDDEAGLD; encoded by the coding sequence ATGCCCAAGCATCGCGCCCCGCCCGACCGATCGAAAAGGCCTCTCGGCGCAGCAAAACTCGACGAGCTGGCGCTCGCCTATGTCGCGCGATTCGCGACGAGCCGGGCGAAGTTGACGCGCTATCTGGCCAGAAAAGTCCGTGAATCCGAATGGGTAGACGAAATTGACGCCATGACGGCGTGCGAGGCTATCGCCGACCGGATGGAGCGTTTGCGCTATCTCGACGACCGCCAATATGCCGCAATGCGCGCGGGTGCGATGACGCGGCGCGGGCTGGGCGTGCGGCGGGTCAAGGCGCAGCTCTTTGTCGACGGGATCGCCGAAGAGGACAGCGGCGAGGCGATCGAGACGGCTGAGGGGGCTGTGGTGGCCGCGGCGGTCGGCTTTGCGCGGCGACGGCGGTTCGGACCCTTTGCCGTCCGCGCGATCGACGATCCCAAGCTGCGTGAGCGGCAGATCGCCGCCTTTTTGCGGGCGGGGCACAGCATGACGATCGCGCGGCGTATCCTTGCCGTCCCGCCCGGAGACGACGCGGCGCTGGCGGCGCTGGACGACGAAGCGGGGCTCGATTAG
- a CDS encoding DUF192 domain-containing protein: protein MRAILTALALSLALPMAACSGDASEEESVATIPVTITSKGQDHKFNVEVARTDEEQDRGLMFRTSLPADGGMIFPFAKPRIGSFWMKNTLIPLDMFFIRADGSIDRIAENTIPESLEPVVSGGEVSAVLELAGGTAAKLGIDESAKITWKDTK, encoded by the coding sequence ATGCGCGCCATATTGACCGCCCTTGCTTTGTCGCTCGCGCTGCCGATGGCGGCGTGCAGCGGGGATGCGAGCGAAGAAGAGAGTGTCGCAACGATCCCCGTGACGATCACGTCAAAGGGACAGGACCATAAATTCAACGTCGAGGTCGCGCGCACCGACGAAGAACAGGATCGCGGGCTGATGTTCCGAACGAGCCTGCCTGCGGACGGCGGCATGATCTTTCCTTTTGCGAAGCCGCGAATCGGTAGTTTCTGGATGAAGAACACGCTGATTCCGCTCGATATGTTCTTCATTCGCGCCGACGGCAGCATCGACCGGATCGCCGAGAATACGATCCCCGAATCGCTCGAACCGGTGGTGAGCGGCGGCGAGGTTTCGGCGGTGCTTGAACTGGCGGGCGGCACCGCGGCGAAGCTGGGTATCGATGAGAGTGCCAAGATCACATGGAAAGATACGAAATAG
- a CDS encoding NADH:ubiquinone oxidoreductase subunit NDUFA12 gives MSILGKIFTWWDGATVGTLLNSWSTGTKVGEDSLGNRYFRAKKGGRRWVIYNGSNDASRVPPEWHGWLHGTFDELPTDVLPAPRAWEKEPTANLTGSTSAYRPAGALERGGQRAAATGDYEAWRPGAE, from the coding sequence ATGAGCATCTTGGGCAAAATTTTTACCTGGTGGGACGGTGCGACCGTCGGCACGCTGCTGAACAGCTGGAGCACCGGCACGAAGGTGGGCGAGGACAGCCTCGGCAACCGCTATTTTCGCGCGAAAAAGGGCGGCCGCCGCTGGGTGATCTATAATGGATCGAACGACGCGAGCCGCGTGCCGCCCGAATGGCACGGCTGGCTGCACGGCACGTTCGACGAATTGCCGACCGACGTCCTGCCCGCTCCGCGTGCGTGGGAAAAGGAGCCGACCGCGAATCTGACCGGCAGCACGAGCGCTTACCGCCCCGCAGGTGCGCTCGAACGCGGGGGGCAGCGCGCTGCCGCGACCGGCGACTATGAGGCCTGGCGGCCCGGCGCCGAGTGA